The following proteins are co-located in the Methanobrevibacter sp. genome:
- a CDS encoding type II secretion system F family protein: MKFKLINDLSVFLDNNVPEKYLSKLQEFLLSGAIFTEASNVLAIIMIFILTLEIALALTIMIFNLPLSVLILPFFIIPGLLTYVIVQQERRAQEIEKTAPDFLRQLSSMLQVGLSFENAMEDMSQYGSGPLYDEMRRTIIEIRMGRNFDEAWRAMSKRLKSKELERIFAIILDGRKSGSSISTVLLDVSDDLRDLMALKRERKSAVMMSVMFLIISAIIATPFAIGMVGVYSDFMQNYGMDSEIILTAPIAGEIYLIIHSLLVGFIISIIMYGDIKKGFKFSLPLLAASFGIFYIISTFGAEILMGGF, translated from the coding sequence ATGAAATTCAAATTAATCAATGATTTATCAGTATTTTTAGACAATAATGTTCCAGAAAAATATTTATCAAAATTACAGGAATTTTTGCTGAGTGGGGCTATTTTTACTGAAGCAAGTAATGTTTTGGCAATAATTATGATTTTCATTTTAACACTGGAAATTGCTTTGGCATTAACAATAATGATTTTCAACTTGCCGTTATCCGTGTTGATATTGCCCTTTTTCATTATTCCGGGACTTTTAACATATGTTATTGTCCAGCAGGAAAGACGAGCGCAGGAAATTGAAAAAACAGCACCTGACTTTTTAAGGCAGCTTTCAAGCATGCTCCAGGTTGGATTGAGTTTCGAAAACGCAATGGAGGATATGTCGCAGTACGGAAGTGGGCCATTGTACGATGAAATGCGTAGAACAATCATTGAAATTAGAATGGGTCGCAATTTTGATGAGGCATGGCGTGCAATGAGCAAAAGATTGAAATCCAAGGAATTGGAGAGAATTTTTGCAATTATTTTGGATGGTCGTAAAAGCGGATCAAGTATTTCAACAGTATTGCTGGATGTTTCTGACGACTTAAGGGATTTGATGGCACTTAAAAGGGAGAGAAAGTCTGCTGTAATGATGTCGGTAATGTTTCTGATTATCTCAGCAATTATTGCAACTCCATTTGCGATTGGTATGGTTGGTGTCTATTCTGATTTCATGCAGAACTATGGGATGGATTCGGAAATTATTCTAACTGCTCCGATAGCGGGGGAAATTTATCTGATTATTCATTCCCTTTTAGTTGGTTTCATAATCAGTATTATAATGTATGGTGATATTAAAAAGGGATTCAAGTTCTCTCTGCCATTGCTTGCAGCATCATTTGGAATTTTTTATATCATTTCCACATTCGGTGCAGAAATTCTTATGGGGGGATTTTAA